A genomic region of Dermacentor andersoni chromosome 9, qqDerAnde1_hic_scaffold, whole genome shotgun sequence contains the following coding sequences:
- the LOC140213326 gene encoding uncharacterized protein, translating into MDSACGSHTMEAEVIHDGSPSFLRSAVLPHDDYLPERNQSGIPIDASWCCYNIKRDANNNDNWVSPRKPYSDVCACGIRSCYLEQSEITFLTRDPVSENISYPSEQLHYGPERFRPGASRATTPYQDIAPILPEHNYALNPEKLRRAWSLFTKRNFSSWQLSSPPFIHSLETRDACFPSRLSTDSPPIWAPIIHDHDGNDLTSLVHTGQHWSDRHQHDFHDWPTSQVGTRQTNVAPYGLLDTRELYQTLETAGCDKSLEEQGGVRSTPVIEGFLPSDVELGQEPEAILPDISDRDGQSWHLRHIKTESDSVDSSPTPEWYQRRNQCLVKSAPTTEELLRRHDELGQEPEAILPYISDDGDQNRQLRHIKIEPMSDDPSPARAEPEQPECPPVVDEASAGAVEDAQSEQREKLFRCPLCETMFRAKRSLVVHMRRHTGERPFKCHLCPTAFMSQQGLKGHLLRHSNARPWKCDICSKGYIKKHFLNVHKRLQHQGAGLFKCDLCPQVFVVSASLQVHRRAHDEDKPSQCHVCLAQFPDRSTLRKHALAKHSDRPFMCDLCGKTFSMRAALKNHRYVHVSSRSCAAQWNSSRPPPPKLTTPCAVQLCKVEPADDTCVEQSPPVTGASPV; encoded by the exons ATGGACTCGGCGTGCGGCAGCCACACCATGGAAGCTGAGGTGATCCATGACGGTTCGCCGAGCTTTCTGCGGTCAGCCGTTTTGCCGCACGATGACTACCTTCCAGAACGAAACCAGTCTGGAATCCCCATCGACGCCAGCTGGTGCTGTTACAATATCAAGCGAGATGCGAACAACAATGACAACTGGGTCAGCCCACGGAAACCGTACTCAGACGTTTGTGCATGCGGCATTCGTTCGTGTTACCTGGAACAGAGCGAAATAACTTTTCTAACTCGTGATCCCGTCAGCGAAAACATTTCGTATCCGTCGGAACAACTTCACTATGGCCCCGAGCGCTTTCGACCAGGCGCCTCAAGAGCAACGACGCCGTACCAGGACATTGCGCCAATCTTGCCGGAACACAACTACGCCCTGAATCCAGAAAAACTGCGGAGGGCGTGGAGCCTGTTCACGAAGCGCAATTTCAGCAGCTGGCAGTTGTCAAGTCCACctttcattcattctttagaGACAAGGGACGCATGCTTTCCATCGAGGCTTTCGACAGATTCACCCCCAATATGGGCGCCTATAATTCACGATCACGATGGAAACGACCTTACTTCACTGGTCCACACTGGCCAGCACTGGTCCGACAGGCATCAGCATGACTTTCATGACTGGCCAACATCACAAGTGGGCACGCGACAGACCAATGTCGCACCTTACGGCCTATTGGATACTAGAGAACTGTATCAGACACTAGAGACAGCTGGATGTGACAAAAGCCTGGAGGAGCAAGGAGGCGTAAGATCTACGCCTGTCATCGAAGGCTTTTTACCGAGTGATGTCGAGTTGGGCCAAGAGCCCGAGGCGATTCTTCCAGACATCAGTGACCGCGACGGTCAGAGTTGGCATTTGAGACATATCAAGACCGAATCTGACAGCGTCGACTCTTCACCAACGCCGGAATGGTATCAACGCCGGAATCAATGTTTGGTCAAGTCCGCACCCACCACCGAGGAGCTGCTACGGAGACATGATGAACTGGGCCAGGAACCTGAGGCCATTCTTCCATACATCAGTGACGACGGTGACCAGAATAGGCAACTGCGTCACATCAAGATCGAACCTATGAGCGACGACCCTTCGCCGGCCCGAGCTGAGCCCGAACAGCCGGAATGCCCTCCGGTTGTCGACGAAGCATCGGCGGGAGCAGTGGAAGACGCTCAGTCCGAACAGCGTGAAAAGCTCTTCCGGTGCCCGTTGTGTGAGACCATGTTTCGTGCCAAGCGCTCCTTGGTCGTCCACATGAGGCGCCACACAGGCGAGCGCCCCTTCAAGTGCCATCTGTGTCCCACTGCGTTCATGTCGCAGCAGGGGCTCAAGGGCCACCTGCTACGCCACTCGAACGCTCGTCCGTGGAAGTGCGACATCTGCTCGAAGGGCTACATCAAAAAGCATTTCTTGAACGTCCACAAGCGCCTCCAGCACCAGGGCGCAGGGCTGTTCAAGTGCGACCTCTGTCCGCAGGTGTTCGTCGTATCGGCAAGTCTCCAG GTGCACCGACGCGCCCACGACGAGGACAAGCCGTCGCAATGCCACGTCTGCCTCGCCCAGTTCCCCGACAGGAGCACGCTCCGGAAGCACGCGCTCGCCAAGCACTCGGACCGGCCCTTCATGTGCGACCTGTGCGGCAAGACGTTCTCCATGCGCGCCGCGCTCAAGAACCACCGCTACGTGCACGTGAGCTCGCGCAGCTGCGCCGCCCAGTGGAACAGTTCCCGGCCTCCACCCCCGAAACTGACGACGCCGTGCGCGGTCCAGCTGTGCAAGGTTGAGCCTGCAGACGACACCTGCGTGGAACAATCGCCGCCGGTGACCGGAGCTTCGCCCGTCTGA